One Hippoglossus hippoglossus isolate fHipHip1 chromosome 5, fHipHip1.pri, whole genome shotgun sequence genomic window carries:
- the LOC117761673 gene encoding delta-type opioid receptor, translating to MQPWDSTGSGDLQGNSSDTGPGNVEHVLVPALDALILVLGVGGHTMVMVILCGRRRRGVGHVGSSPRSSLTGTGTDTLLVALSAADLLLLSMLPFHTIAIAMQRWVFGDVMCRLVSFLGSACSSASAFTLATLAASRYLTVVHPARAFSVLSPRRVSLAAVLLWVPACSLALPQLVFRSVGTPKQAPDGLACFAFLSHRDQMIYGLLHFLMAFLLPLVTIAVAYGSIYLFLWRSRNAGRAPQVERYQSKVTQTSAMLVLAFTLCWLPSYGLMLDLLVDNSSGATGASPRYGPFSVFARLMATSSTVMNPILYVLMSEKFRQDLLRLFKRGGERASGAVATTAA from the coding sequence ATGCAGCCATGGGACTCTACAGGTTCAGGGGATCTGCAGGGGAACAGCAGTGACACCGGGCCGGGCAACGTGGAGCATGTCCTGGTTCCAGCATTAGACGCACTGATTCTGGTGCTGGGGGTCGGGGGCCACACTATGGTGATGGTGATCCTGTGTGGGAGGCGCAGGAGAGGAGTGGGACATGTTGGATCTTCTCCTCGCAGCTCCCTGACGGGCACGGGGACGGACACCCTCCTGGTGGCTCTGAGCGCCGCTGACCTGCTTTTGCTCTCCATGCTCCCCTTCCACACCATCGCCATAGCTATGCAGCGGTGGGTGTTTGGAGACGTGATGTGTCGCCTGGTGAGTTTCCTGGGATCAGCCTGCTCCTCGGCGAGTGCCTTCACGCTGGCCACGCTGGCAGCGTCGCGCTACCTGACTGTGGTGCACCCTGCGAGAGCTTTTTCTGTCCTCTCCCCACGCCGGGTGTCATTAGCTGCTGTGCTCCTCTGGGTCCCGGCCTGCAGCCTGGCTCTCCCTCAACTGGTATTTCGCTCCGTGGGGACCCCTAAACAAGCCCCCGACGGACTTGCTTGCTTTGCTTTCCTGTCCCACCGAGACCAGATGATCTACGGGCTGCTTCACTTTCTCATGGCGTTCTTGCTTCCACTCGTCACCATCGCAGTGGCATATGGCAGCATCTACCTGTTCCTGTGGAGGAGTCGGAATGCTGGCAGGGCGCCCCAAGTGGAGCGCTACCAGAGCAAAGTGACACAGACATCGGCCATGCTGGTGCTGGCCTTTACCCTGTGCTGGCTGCCATCCTATGGCCTGATGCTGGACCTGCTGGTGGACAATAGCTCAGGGGCCACTGGCGCCTCACCACGTTATGGCCCCTTCAGTGTGTTTGCACGCCTCATGGCGACTTCCTCGACAGTGATGAACCCCATCCTCTACGTGCTCATGTCCGAAAAGTTCAGACAAGACCTGCTGAGGCTGTTCAAGAGGGGAGGGGAAAGAGCCAGTGGGGCTGTGGCCACGACTGCTGCCTGA